A region of Pyxidicoccus parkwaysis DNA encodes the following proteins:
- a CDS encoding phenylacetate--CoA ligase family protein — MDLRVAPRAHIRRDTSTQRVHIPWADSIADGLAHLASLTSEDEARAVLDSRLEHLRGALLESPYYVRRLQEAGLHPGDLQRLEDLAHFPTLERATLARHWDTVPTLPTDSAECVVVKSSGSTGDPVRVVRDRLDCLHMWAVLRFLMSRAGAVLPPRPRVVLLDALPGGLEYSVRLPILHDGALHRVSALRDDARERLCRVRPTVLFSDPEGLRWLAEQRDVPTPRLVLTSAQHLPASLRAVLAEKVPAPILNYYATTETGPLAWECLRDGASGRFHVFAPDVWLEPGLDEVIVTRLRPSVLPLLRYLPGDAGTVRRDTCACGFHGWTLTDFGGRGACHFLTPPGRAVDAWALAWVFKHHTLRAFRLTQLERSRFMLELAGAAEADVGPLRERLTAALRNLGWEEPRLEVCHVEAATLAAGTKPRPFRANLPAD; from the coding sequence ATGGACCTGCGCGTCGCCCCGCGCGCTCACATCCGCAGGGACACGTCCACCCAGCGCGTCCACATCCCCTGGGCGGACTCCATCGCGGACGGGCTCGCGCACCTCGCGTCTCTCACGAGCGAGGACGAAGCGCGCGCGGTGCTCGACTCCCGGCTGGAGCATCTGCGCGGCGCGCTGCTCGAATCGCCGTACTACGTGCGCCGGCTCCAGGAGGCAGGGCTACACCCTGGCGACCTCCAGCGGCTCGAAGACCTGGCGCACTTCCCCACCCTGGAGCGCGCGACGCTGGCTCGGCACTGGGACACCGTGCCCACGCTTCCCACCGACAGCGCCGAGTGCGTCGTGGTGAAGAGCTCCGGCTCCACGGGCGACCCGGTGCGCGTGGTGCGAGACAGGCTCGACTGCCTGCACATGTGGGCCGTGCTCCGCTTCCTCATGTCGCGCGCGGGCGCCGTGCTGCCGCCGCGCCCTCGCGTGGTGCTGCTGGACGCGCTGCCGGGCGGGCTGGAGTACTCGGTGCGGCTGCCCATCCTCCACGACGGCGCGCTGCACCGCGTGTCCGCCCTCCGCGACGACGCGCGCGAGCGCCTGTGCCGCGTGCGCCCCACGGTGCTCTTCTCGGACCCGGAGGGACTGCGCTGGCTCGCGGAGCAGCGCGACGTTCCCACGCCCCGGCTCGTGCTCACCTCCGCGCAGCACCTGCCCGCCTCGCTGCGCGCCGTCCTGGCGGAGAAGGTGCCCGCCCCCATCCTCAACTACTACGCGACGACGGAGACCGGCCCGCTCGCCTGGGAGTGCCTGCGCGACGGTGCCTCCGGCCGCTTCCACGTCTTCGCACCGGATGTCTGGTTGGAGCCCGGCCTGGACGAAGTCATCGTGACGCGGCTGCGTCCCAGCGTGCTGCCCCTGCTCCGCTACCTCCCGGGTGACGCCGGCACGGTGCGACGTGACACGTGCGCCTGTGGCTTCCACGGCTGGACGCTCACGGACTTCGGAGGGCGCGGCGCCTGCCACTTCCTCACGCCCCCGGGCCGCGCGGTGGATGCCTGGGCGCTGGCGTGGGTGTTCAAGCACCACACGCTGCGCGCCTTCCGGCTCACGCAGTTGGAGCGCTCGCGCTTCATGTTGGAACTGGCCGGCGCGGCGGAGGCGGACGTCGGCCCACTGCGCGAGCGACTCACCGCCGCGCTCCGCAACCTCGGATGGGAAGAGCCCCGGCTGGAGGTATGCCACGTGGAGGCGGCGACGCTCGCCGCCGGCACCAAGCCCCGACCGTTCCGTGCCAACCTGCCCGCGGATTGA
- a CDS encoding sensor histidine kinase, translated as MVPRPHETPTDGHPAPESVPPSAVPPLASGPLSPRYTRASAYAVGLLSFLAAFGSQRLLWPYMASSPFLLFFAAVMFSGWWGGWGPGLFTTALSLVATDYFFLAPLRSFEPRAWNFIMLSLFALVSVLMTKLNVMLRDANQARAELLEREREARTAAELERARLHALFMNAPVHIVFTRGPNHVYAFSNAMNDALLGRRPTIGKPVQEVLPEAEPQGFITALDAVYTTGEPFIGHAMPVRFTPPGGPPREAFVNLVYQPTRDEQGRIDGLAGFGFEVTDLVHARQRAESLATELKHTEARARVLAESSALLATSLDYEATLRNTAKLVVPTLADWCFVDLAEPDGGFRRVEVTHARPEDAALALEVQRHQLLPGGNRRHPPTEALLRGEAILVDAMTPERIQASAHSAEHARAMEATGMVSLISAPLVVRGRTLGVLTFFSTAHSGRRYTEADLTFGRELAHRAALSMENARLYREAQEAIRLRDEFLSIASHELKTPLTPLSLKLQALARELARHPDAVPRTVVEKYVDVGSRQVKKLSELVGDLLDVSRITAGRLTLELEDVELVPLVREVMARYESHAARAGSTLHFECAEAHLTGRWDRLRLEQVITNLVDNAVKYGSGRPIHVRVEGSHGCARLTVRDEGIGIAPEHLPRLFGRFERAVSERHYGGLGLGLYITRTLVEALGGKVRVESEHGRGSTFTVELPVDATPTQSTGDGAPTLTT; from the coding sequence ATGGTGCCTCGGCCTCACGAGACACCCACGGATGGGCACCCGGCCCCGGAGTCCGTGCCTCCTTCCGCGGTGCCCCCGCTCGCCAGTGGCCCGCTGTCTCCTCGCTACACGCGCGCCAGCGCCTACGCCGTGGGCCTGCTCTCGTTCCTGGCCGCGTTCGGCTCGCAGCGCCTGCTGTGGCCCTACATGGCCTCCAGCCCCTTCCTGCTCTTCTTCGCCGCCGTGATGTTCTCCGGCTGGTGGGGCGGCTGGGGACCAGGCCTTTTCACGACGGCGCTGTCCCTCGTGGCGACGGACTACTTCTTCCTCGCGCCGCTTCGCTCCTTCGAGCCCCGGGCGTGGAACTTCATCATGTTGAGCCTGTTCGCGCTCGTCTCCGTGCTGATGACGAAGCTGAACGTGATGCTGCGCGATGCGAACCAGGCCCGCGCGGAGCTGCTGGAGCGCGAGCGCGAGGCCCGGACCGCGGCGGAGCTGGAGCGGGCCCGCCTCCATGCGCTCTTCATGAACGCGCCGGTCCACATCGTCTTCACGCGCGGCCCCAACCACGTCTACGCGTTCTCCAACGCGATGAACGACGCGCTGCTGGGCCGCCGGCCAACGATTGGGAAGCCCGTCCAGGAGGTGCTGCCGGAGGCCGAGCCCCAGGGCTTCATCACCGCCCTCGACGCCGTCTACACCACGGGAGAGCCCTTCATCGGCCACGCGATGCCGGTGCGCTTCACACCCCCGGGGGGCCCCCCGCGCGAGGCCTTCGTCAACCTCGTCTACCAGCCCACGCGGGACGAGCAGGGCCGCATCGACGGCCTCGCCGGGTTCGGCTTCGAGGTGACGGACCTGGTGCACGCACGCCAGCGCGCCGAGTCACTGGCCACCGAGCTGAAGCACACCGAGGCCCGAGCGCGCGTGCTCGCCGAGTCCAGCGCCCTGCTGGCCACGTCCCTGGACTACGAGGCCACGCTGCGCAACACCGCGAAGCTGGTGGTGCCCACGCTCGCGGACTGGTGCTTCGTCGACCTCGCCGAGCCGGACGGCGGCTTCCGCCGGGTGGAGGTGACACACGCCCGCCCGGAGGACGCTGCCCTGGCGCTCGAAGTCCAACGCCACCAGCTCCTCCCCGGAGGCAACCGCCGCCATCCTCCGACGGAGGCGCTGCTGCGCGGCGAGGCCATCCTCGTCGACGCCATGACGCCCGAGCGCATCCAGGCGAGCGCGCACAGCGCGGAGCATGCGCGGGCGATGGAGGCCACCGGCATGGTCTCGCTCATCTCCGCGCCGCTGGTGGTGCGAGGGCGGACGCTGGGCGTGCTCACCTTCTTCAGCACCGCGCACTCCGGCCGCCGCTACACGGAGGCGGACCTCACCTTCGGCCGAGAGCTGGCACACCGGGCCGCGCTGTCCATGGAGAACGCGCGCCTCTACCGCGAGGCGCAGGAAGCCATCCGCCTGCGCGACGAGTTCCTCTCCATCGCCAGCCACGAGCTGAAGACGCCGCTCACCCCGCTGAGCCTGAAGCTGCAGGCGCTCGCGAGGGAGCTGGCCCGCCACCCGGACGCCGTGCCGCGCACCGTGGTGGAGAAGTACGTGGACGTCGGCTCGCGGCAGGTGAAGAAGCTGTCCGAGCTGGTGGGTGACTTGCTGGACGTCTCGCGCATCACCGCGGGCCGGCTCACGCTGGAGCTGGAGGACGTGGAGCTGGTGCCGCTGGTGCGCGAGGTCATGGCCCGCTACGAGTCACACGCGGCCCGGGCCGGCTCCACGCTCCACTTCGAGTGCGCGGAGGCGCACCTCACTGGACGGTGGGACCGGCTCCGGCTGGAGCAGGTCATCACCAACCTGGTGGACAATGCGGTGAAGTACGGCAGCGGCCGGCCCATCCACGTGCGCGTAGAGGGAAGCCACGGCTGCGCGCGGCTGACGGTGCGTGACGAGGGCATCGGCATCGCCCCGGAGCACCTGCCGCGCCTCTTCGGCCGCTTCGAGCGCGCCGTATCCGAGCGCCACTACGGCGGCCTGGGACTGGGGCTCTACATCACCCGAACGCTGGTGGAGGCGCTGGGCGGGAAGGTCCGCGTGGAGAGCGAGCACGGCAGGGGCTCCACCTTCACCGTGGAGCTGCCGGTGGACGCGACGCCCACTCAGTCCACCGGCGACGGCGCGCCCACCTTGACGACGTAG
- a CDS encoding glycosyltransferase, with translation MSRILIATSPEKGHLNPMIGVAQWLRRLGHTVGWLCIPEPAPQLAKLGVEVLHLPHPETPPPAIETGGEALARLVLDEVALGKWIRGLLIDAVPALLEPVREVIRRFRPDILALDGMQYAAVLAAHDLGIPWAGVSSALSLLEPPMDYSLKRNVRALAPERQALFQGHGFDARFRNCECLSPRLNIIFATEAFLGPDAGLPPATHLVGPSKPLTERGDEVDFPWERLGTKPVVYASFGSQISWQPELFRTIAEAAAPLGVTLVLSAGELADTELSRALPGDVVAVPYVPQRQLLERTSAFISHGGANSVMEAMTAGVPMLLLPVCNDQPIQAHFLTKSGAGLALEPRTLTVDACRAALGQLLEPGTRLRQKVADIRASYQARDGAKEAAERIAGLAA, from the coding sequence ATGTCTCGAATCCTGATTGCGACGTCGCCCGAGAAGGGCCATCTCAACCCGATGATTGGCGTGGCGCAGTGGCTGCGCCGGCTGGGGCACACCGTGGGCTGGCTGTGCATCCCCGAGCCCGCGCCCCAGCTCGCGAAGCTCGGCGTCGAAGTGCTCCACCTGCCCCATCCCGAGACTCCGCCCCCCGCAATCGAGACGGGCGGTGAGGCGCTGGCGCGGCTCGTGCTCGACGAGGTGGCGCTGGGGAAGTGGATTCGTGGCCTGCTCATCGACGCGGTGCCCGCGCTGCTGGAGCCCGTGCGCGAAGTCATCCGTCGCTTCCGGCCGGACATCCTCGCGCTGGATGGAATGCAGTATGCGGCCGTGCTCGCGGCGCATGACCTGGGCATTCCGTGGGCCGGCGTGTCCTCCGCGCTGTCGCTGCTGGAGCCGCCCATGGACTACAGCCTGAAGCGCAACGTGCGCGCGCTGGCTCCGGAGCGGCAGGCGCTCTTCCAGGGCCACGGCTTCGACGCGCGCTTCCGCAACTGCGAGTGCCTGTCCCCGCGCCTCAACATCATCTTCGCCACCGAGGCGTTCCTGGGGCCGGACGCGGGGCTGCCGCCGGCCACGCACCTCGTGGGCCCGTCGAAGCCACTCACCGAGCGTGGTGACGAAGTGGACTTCCCCTGGGAGCGCCTGGGCACGAAGCCCGTGGTGTACGCGTCGTTCGGCAGTCAGATTTCGTGGCAGCCCGAGCTGTTCCGCACCATCGCGGAGGCGGCCGCCCCGCTCGGCGTCACGCTGGTGCTGAGCGCGGGCGAGCTGGCCGACACGGAGCTCTCCCGCGCGCTGCCCGGGGACGTGGTGGCGGTGCCGTACGTGCCGCAGCGGCAGCTCCTGGAGCGGACGTCCGCGTTCATCTCGCACGGCGGAGCCAACTCGGTGATGGAGGCGATGACGGCCGGAGTGCCGATGTTGTTGTTGCCCGTGTGCAACGACCAGCCCATCCAGGCGCACTTCCTCACGAAGTCCGGCGCGGGGCTGGCGCTGGAGCCACGCACGCTGACGGTGGACGCGTGCCGTGCCGCGCTCGGGCAGCTGCTCGAACCGGGCACGCGGCTGCGCCAGAAGGTGGCCGACATCCGTGCCTCCTACCAGGCTCGCGACGGAGCGAAAGAAGCCGCCGAGCGAATCGCCGGGCTCGCGGCATGA
- a CDS encoding radical SAM protein: MRYELHDDRILTWSLESHVTTHCNLRCVQCCPLSPHLPTWAVVPSALGEDLRRLARVLRPNVFKLTGGEPFLHPDLPAVLDTVRASGISEQVSVTTNGFLAQSAPDAVYERLDRMTLSVYSSAPLPERSIQRITERCEQHGVYLTVKRVDTFQQLTPDTPHTEDSAVRDVYARCWLKVRCHLIHAGHFYVCTRPPHVATVLGAKHPEMPALAEVDGVPLDAPDLLERMLTYLERDTPLATCRYCLGASGAWLPHAQLPRPRA, from the coding sequence GTGCGATACGAGCTCCACGACGACCGCATCCTCACCTGGTCCCTGGAGTCGCACGTCACCACGCACTGCAACCTGCGCTGCGTGCAGTGCTGCCCGCTCTCTCCGCACCTGCCCACGTGGGCCGTGGTTCCGTCCGCGCTCGGAGAGGATTTGCGACGGTTGGCCCGCGTGCTGCGGCCCAACGTCTTCAAGCTCACCGGCGGCGAGCCCTTCCTCCACCCCGACCTGCCCGCCGTGCTGGACACCGTGCGCGCGTCCGGCATCTCCGAGCAGGTGTCCGTCACCACCAACGGCTTCCTCGCCCAGAGCGCGCCGGATGCCGTCTACGAGCGGTTGGACCGGATGACGCTGTCCGTCTACTCCTCCGCGCCGCTCCCGGAGCGCTCCATCCAGCGCATCACCGAGCGCTGTGAGCAGCACGGCGTGTACCTCACCGTGAAGCGCGTGGACACCTTCCAGCAGCTCACGCCGGACACGCCGCACACGGAGGACTCCGCCGTGCGCGACGTGTACGCGCGGTGCTGGCTCAAGGTCCGCTGCCACCTGATACACGCGGGCCACTTCTACGTCTGCACGCGTCCGCCGCACGTGGCCACGGTGCTCGGCGCGAAGCACCCGGAGATGCCCGCGCTCGCCGAGGTGGATGGTGTCCCGCTGGATGCGCCGGACCTGCTGGAGCGGATGCTCACGTACCTGGAGCGGGACACGCCGCTGGCGACCTGCCGCTACTGCCTGGGTGCCAGCGGTGCGTGGCTGCCTCATGCGCAGTTGCCGCGCCCTCGCGCCTGA
- a CDS encoding asparagine synthase-related protein produces MSAFLRHELRPWKSLFLHVGRALVELPRVQRPEAALYPPIEEDRLAEQLLSALSEGVARHVSAGTLDVSLSGGVDSATLCALAARHAPGRVRAWTMDVHFADAEERTHARTVARTAGVELVDVPIPDAVLPDLFERAVLENETPFINARAIASFAFYAEARKHGASVMLSGAGADEVLQGTPEARASARTRVNEDRRLAEQVLRPQPEAEQRPPWELDARRSSEEVRYVAWVLHELVLPPELRGARAHGLTVRTPYLDSDFTEVALALPASVLVHEGVGKWLFRHAVRGLVPDEVRLARKTPRYAHTALSSPVRERWLELYRAWLTPSRLEPLEVIDPVAVLALMDCYTRLPADAPEAGGMDRLLMRLVSLAMLQEHCTSRTPCLES; encoded by the coding sequence GTGAGTGCATTTCTGCGGCACGAGCTGCGCCCGTGGAAGAGCCTGTTCCTCCATGTGGGGCGAGCGCTCGTGGAGCTGCCTCGAGTCCAGCGCCCGGAGGCGGCACTCTACCCGCCCATCGAGGAGGACCGGCTCGCGGAGCAGCTCCTGTCCGCGCTCTCCGAAGGCGTGGCCCGACACGTGTCAGCGGGTACGCTCGATGTGAGCCTGAGCGGCGGGGTGGACAGCGCGACGCTGTGTGCCCTGGCCGCGCGCCATGCCCCGGGACGCGTGCGAGCGTGGACCATGGACGTCCACTTCGCGGACGCGGAGGAGCGCACCCACGCGAGGACGGTGGCGCGCACGGCGGGCGTGGAGTTGGTGGACGTGCCCATCCCGGACGCCGTGCTCCCGGACCTCTTCGAGCGCGCCGTGCTCGAAAACGAGACGCCGTTCATCAACGCCCGCGCCATCGCAAGCTTTGCCTTCTACGCGGAGGCGCGGAAGCATGGCGCCTCGGTGATGCTGAGCGGCGCGGGTGCGGACGAGGTGCTCCAGGGCACACCAGAAGCCCGCGCCTCCGCCAGGACACGAGTGAACGAGGACCGGCGGCTGGCCGAGCAGGTGCTGCGCCCCCAACCGGAGGCAGAGCAGCGGCCTCCGTGGGAGCTGGACGCGCGGAGGTCCTCCGAGGAGGTTCGCTACGTGGCCTGGGTGCTCCACGAATTGGTGCTGCCCCCCGAGCTCCGAGGTGCGCGAGCCCACGGCCTCACCGTGCGCACGCCGTACCTGGACTCCGACTTCACGGAGGTCGCACTGGCGCTGCCCGCCTCCGTCCTCGTGCACGAGGGCGTGGGCAAGTGGCTCTTCCGTCATGCAGTGCGAGGGCTCGTCCCCGACGAAGTCCGCCTCGCGCGCAAGACGCCGCGCTACGCGCACACCGCCCTCTCCAGCCCCGTGCGCGAACGCTGGCTGGAGCTGTACCGCGCATGGCTCACGCCCTCGCGTCTGGAGCCCCTCGAGGTCATCGACCCCGTCGCGGTGCTCGCGCTGATGGACTGCTACACGCGTCTGCCGGCCGACGCTCCGGAGGCGGGAGGAATGGACCGGCTGTTGATGCGGCTCGTGTCCCTCGCCATGCTCCAGGAGCACTGCACCTCCCGCACCCCATGTCTCGAATCCTGA
- a CDS encoding pyridoxamine 5'-phosphate oxidase family protein, giving the protein MEQTRENVTKSAQGVAPGDRQEFESLLKDYDVALLTTRGTDGHFHTRPMALSKKRKSGSEIWFATWVDTQKVQDLEADPHCSLAFHSTENASTYLSVSGTVEIVRDRQVIHELWEADWKPWFPKGPDEGDIALLRFIPEHAEYVHPAGGKLQVLFSTAKALVTKQRPEPSPKKELDLH; this is encoded by the coding sequence ATGGAACAGACGCGTGAGAACGTGACGAAGTCGGCGCAGGGTGTCGCTCCCGGGGACCGTCAGGAGTTCGAGTCCCTGCTCAAGGACTACGACGTGGCGCTCCTCACCACGCGCGGCACCGATGGGCACTTCCACACGCGGCCCATGGCCCTGTCGAAGAAGCGCAAGTCCGGCTCCGAAATCTGGTTCGCCACCTGGGTGGACACGCAGAAGGTGCAGGATTTGGAGGCGGACCCGCACTGCTCGCTCGCCTTCCATTCGACTGAGAACGCCTCCACGTACCTCTCCGTCTCGGGCACGGTGGAAATCGTCCGGGACCGCCAAGTCATCCACGAGTTGTGGGAGGCCGATTGGAAGCCGTGGTTCCCCAAGGGGCCGGATGAGGGTGACATCGCGCTGCTGCGCTTCATCCCCGAGCACGCTGAGTACGTCCACCCCGCGGGCGGCAAGCTCCAGGTGCTGTTCAGCACCGCGAAGGCGCTGGTGACGAAGCAGCGTCCTGAACCGAGTCCGAAGAAGGAGCTGGACCTGCACTAA
- a CDS encoding helix-turn-helix domain-containing protein, with the protein MSEELEAAEAPRLGARIRELRQVQGMTLEALAERSGVSRAMISKVERGDNNPTLLVAVRLAAGLGVGLTDLLAKRRPHQPRVHLPPSAQPTFRDSQSGIVRQLLSPVFEAHGVEFIRLTLPAQTSTGELPAYRAGVGKSLAVEKGTLRIDFPDGSVTVAAEEAFYFESDVPHAFVNVGRGPCVFYVVKVGAPSPVD; encoded by the coding sequence GTGAGTGAAGAGCTGGAGGCCGCCGAGGCACCCCGGCTGGGCGCGCGCATCCGCGAGCTGCGACAGGTACAGGGGATGACGCTGGAGGCGCTGGCGGAGCGCTCCGGGGTGAGCCGGGCGATGATTTCCAAGGTGGAGCGCGGGGACAACAACCCCACGCTGCTGGTGGCGGTGCGGCTCGCGGCGGGCCTGGGCGTGGGCCTCACGGACCTCCTGGCGAAGCGCCGTCCACATCAGCCGCGCGTGCACCTGCCGCCCTCGGCGCAGCCCACCTTCCGCGACTCACAGAGCGGCATCGTGCGCCAGCTCCTGTCCCCCGTCTTCGAGGCGCATGGCGTGGAGTTCATCCGCCTGACGCTGCCGGCGCAGACGTCCACCGGCGAGCTGCCGGCCTACAGGGCGGGCGTGGGCAAGAGCCTTGCGGTGGAGAAGGGGACGCTGCGCATCGACTTCCCGGACGGGAGCGTCACCGTGGCCGCGGAGGAGGCCTTCTACTTCGAGTCGGACGTGCCGCACGCCTTCGTCAACGTGGGGCGCGGCCCGTGCGTGTTCTACGTCGTCAAGGTGGGCGCGCCGTCGCCGGTGGACTGA
- a CDS encoding ROK family protein yields the protein MSHATSGWSARRYVPEGVSSLEVWNHPVLGRELWELLGTERVERDRRAGVPESMLAFHLLPVLAGALADLVTEHDADAVWICGGLTCLEGFTELVEEATAGLPFPVYVAEDPRYAPVHAGLRLLEPLRPRRPVALDVGQTSIKCASPGAQRIFERDTGVVPFLHIGTPRPEDGRHVRAAVRFIGDALRAFVEQGEAVPANTRSDAAIPSNTPSTSAQTGAGTPGALCLALPCPLDAALVPGGCTYGWEGHAPLVTDILRAAGLSGGGAVLVLNDAELAAEAARGDPRLEDSRRVLCLTLGFGPGGALLMRG from the coding sequence ATGAGCCACGCCACGTCAGGCTGGAGTGCCCGCCGCTACGTGCCCGAGGGCGTGTCGTCGCTGGAGGTCTGGAACCATCCGGTGCTCGGGCGAGAGCTGTGGGAGTTGCTCGGCACGGAGCGCGTGGAGAGAGACAGGCGCGCGGGAGTCCCCGAGTCGATGCTCGCGTTCCACCTGCTGCCCGTGCTCGCCGGAGCGCTGGCGGACCTGGTGACCGAGCACGACGCGGATGCGGTGTGGATTTGCGGCGGGCTGACGTGTCTCGAAGGCTTCACGGAGCTGGTGGAGGAGGCCACGGCGGGGCTGCCCTTCCCCGTGTACGTCGCGGAGGACCCGCGGTACGCGCCCGTGCATGCAGGCCTGAGATTGCTGGAACCGCTGCGTCCTCGGCGCCCCGTGGCGCTCGACGTGGGACAGACCAGCATCAAGTGCGCGAGCCCTGGAGCACAGCGCATCTTCGAGCGTGACACCGGCGTAGTGCCGTTCCTCCACATCGGCACGCCGCGCCCGGAAGACGGCCGCCACGTGCGCGCGGCAGTGCGCTTCATCGGAGACGCACTGCGCGCGTTCGTGGAGCAGGGCGAAGCAGTGCCTGCGAACACTCGGAGCGACGCGGCGATACCGAGCAACACCCCGTCAACATCCGCACAAACCGGTGCAGGTACTCCCGGCGCACTCTGCCTCGCGCTCCCATGTCCGCTCGACGCGGCGCTCGTACCCGGAGGCTGCACATACGGCTGGGAAGGCCACGCGCCGCTCGTCACGGACATACTCCGCGCCGCCGGGCTCTCCGGGGGCGGCGCCGTGCTGGTGCTCAACGACGCGGAGCTGGCCGCCGAAGCCGCGCGAGGCGACCCGCGCCTCGAAGACAGCCGGCGCGTGCTGTGCCTTACGCTCGGCTTCGGCCCGGGCGGCGCGCTGCTCATGCGAGGTTAG
- a CDS encoding aldo/keto reductase, whose protein sequence is METRKLGRAGPTVSALGLGCMGMSDFYAGRDDAESEATLLHALEQGITFFDTADAYGPGRNEELVGRVLKPHRAKVVLATKFGLVRDPADPHKRGINGKPEYARQACEASLRRLGVDVIDLYYLHRLDPNTPIEDSVGAMAKLVEEGKVRFLGLSEVDGATLRRAHRVHPITALQSEYSLWTREPEDEVLQVCRELGIGFVPYSPLGRGFLTGQFKRFEDLAQDDYRRNSPRFQGENFTRNLELVAHIERLAKQKNCTPAQLALAWVLARGKDIVPIPGTKRRKYLDENLGALNVKLTEKDLAEIEAIAPPGVAAGERYPANMQATLPKSAPRPTR, encoded by the coding sequence ATGGAGACACGGAAGCTGGGGAGAGCGGGCCCGACGGTTTCGGCGCTCGGGCTGGGCTGCATGGGCATGTCCGACTTCTACGCGGGCCGGGACGACGCGGAGTCGGAGGCCACGCTGCTGCACGCGCTGGAGCAGGGCATCACCTTCTTCGACACCGCGGACGCGTACGGCCCCGGGCGCAACGAGGAACTGGTGGGCCGCGTGCTGAAGCCGCACCGCGCGAAGGTGGTGCTGGCGACGAAGTTCGGCCTCGTGAGGGACCCGGCGGACCCGCACAAGCGCGGCATCAACGGCAAGCCGGAGTACGCGAGGCAGGCGTGCGAGGCCAGCCTGCGCCGGCTGGGCGTGGACGTCATCGACCTCTACTACCTGCACCGGCTCGACCCGAATACGCCGATTGAAGACTCGGTGGGCGCGATGGCGAAGCTGGTGGAAGAGGGCAAGGTGCGCTTCCTCGGGCTGTCGGAGGTGGACGGGGCCACGCTGCGGCGCGCGCACCGGGTGCACCCCATCACCGCGCTGCAGAGTGAGTACTCGCTGTGGACCCGCGAGCCGGAGGACGAGGTGCTCCAGGTGTGCCGCGAGCTGGGCATCGGCTTCGTGCCGTACAGCCCGCTGGGGCGCGGGTTCCTCACGGGGCAGTTCAAGCGCTTCGAGGACCTGGCGCAGGACGACTACCGCCGCAACTCGCCGCGCTTCCAGGGGGAGAACTTCACGCGCAACCTGGAGCTGGTGGCGCACATCGAGCGGCTGGCGAAGCAGAAGAACTGCACGCCCGCGCAGCTCGCACTGGCGTGGGTGCTGGCGCGGGGCAAGGACATCGTCCCCATTCCTGGCACCAAGCGGCGCAAGTACCTGGACGAGAACCTGGGCGCGCTGAACGTGAAGCTCACGGAGAAGGACCTCGCGGAAATCGAGGCCATTGCGCCGCCGGGTGTGGCCGCGGGTGAGCGCTACCCGGCGAACATGCAGGCCACGCTGCCGAAGTCGGCGCCGCGCCCCACGCGCTGA